The region TTGTAAGTCAAATTTTGGAGTTATTTCAGAATTTGATGCTAATATCCTTTTATTTAAAGCCATGGCAGAAACATTCGAAATTTACATTAATGAACATTCAAGAGTTCCGAAATACAAGCAGATTGTAGATTCTATTCTGAATGGAATTGATGGCGGAGAGATCCAGATCGGAGAAAAAATCCCTTCCATCAATGAGCTTAGTGAATCCTGTTTTCTTTCACGGGATACCGTGGAAAAAGCCTATAAAGAGCTGAGGAAAAGGCAAATCATCGAATCTGTAAAAGGCAAAGGATATTATATTTCCCGTGTCAATAAGAATGACATTATCAATATCTTCTTTCTGATCAACAAACCGAGTACTTATAAAATGATGATTTATAATTATTTCGTGAATGCAATCGGTACCAAAGGAAATGTGGAGATGTATATTTATCATTGTGATGAAACCCTTTTCGTCAATTCATTAAAGAAAAATCTTGGCGGATTCGATTATTATGTAATCATGCCGCATTTCCGGGATGAACAATCAAAACATACAAGCTCAACACAGGAAGTGATCGATATAATCGAAAAAATCCCAAAAAATAAACTGCTGATGCTGGATAATACAAAACCCAATATTTCAGGGGAGTACGGTTCTATTTTCCAGGATTTTGAACACGACATTTATGATGCTTTGGAGGAAGGTTTAGATAAGATCAGGAAGTATGAAAAAATTATCCTGGTATATCCTGATAAATCCATACACCCCTATCCTTTCCGTATTGTACGTGGTTTTGAAAAATTCTGTAAGGATTTTAAACTCGATTATGAAATTCTGGACGAGATCTATCCCGATATGGAATTACAGAAAGATATTTTCATCACCATTCGTGAGCGTGATCTGGTAAATCTCGTAAAACAGGTAAGACAAAACAATTTGAAATTGGGTGAAGATATCGGCATTATTTCCTACAACGAAACCCCTTTGAAAGAATTGCTTGGAATTACTGTAATTACTACAGATTTTAAGGCTATGGGCGAATCTGCAGCGTATATGATCTTAAAAAATAAAAAGGAATCCGTGAATAATGTGTTTAAATTTATTCAGAGAGATTCTCTTTAAAATGTAATTATTTAAATTTATTCAAAGCGCAATCGATTGCATTAAATTTCTAAAAAACTTTTAAAACTATATAATTCAATTATGATCAAAAAATTAATGT is a window of Candidatus Chryseobacterium colombiense DNA encoding:
- a CDS encoding GntR family transcriptional regulator; this encodes MAETFEIYINEHSRVPKYKQIVDSILNGIDGGEIQIGEKIPSINELSESCFLSRDTVEKAYKELRKRQIIESVKGKGYYISRVNKNDIINIFFLINKPSTYKMMIYNYFVNAIGTKGNVEMYIYHCDETLFVNSLKKNLGGFDYYVIMPHFRDEQSKHTSSTQEVIDIIEKIPKNKLLMLDNTKPNISGEYGSIFQDFEHDIYDALEEGLDKIRKYEKIILVYPDKSIHPYPFRIVRGFEKFCKDFKLDYEILDEIYPDMELQKDIFITIRERDLVNLVKQVRQNNLKLGEDIGIISYNETPLKELLGITVITTDFKAMGESAAYMILKNKKESVNNVFKFIQRDSL